Proteins encoded in a region of the Zea mays cultivar B73 chromosome 4, Zm-B73-REFERENCE-NAM-5.0, whole genome shotgun sequence genome:
- the LOC103655426 gene encoding cytochrome P450 71D8, with the protein MDMEEYFGLPYLCFYGSCFLLAVVARVLLLSGEKAGPQRLPPGPGQLPVIGSLHHLRRGLPHHTIRELSLRHGPLMLLRICERTAIVVSSAEAVGEMLKGHDAAFSERPSSPCIEELSRDGQGVIFAPYGDHWRLLRRILMTELLSKRRVESFRHIREEEAARLVSSLSSLPPGQPVDMDERLEVFVADSSVRAILGDRLPNRAAFLRMIKAGQEPSSLFDLRDLFPSSWLVQMLPRSRKAERHRQVMFRLMDDILASHSQRRSDSQVGGGAEQEDMVDVLLRIQKEGDLRVSLNHGVIRAALIDVLGAALDTSTTTLQWAMAELIANPAVMHRAQLEIRCAMSGQRQSVHEAPLQDLQYLKAVIKETLRLHPPAPFFPRVCLDDRDIQGYHVPRGTMVITNVWAISRDPKYWEDPDMFLPERFLDGDHRSLDYKGLDFHFTPFGAGRRMCPGISFSHMNAEIALASLLYHFDWELPDGEEIDMTELWGVTVKRKAKLLLHPIPRIPAD; encoded by the exons ATGGACATGGAAGAATACTTTGGCCTGCCATACTTGTGCTTCTACGGCTCCTGCTTCCTGCTTGCAGTCGTAGCCCGTGTCCTGCTTCTCAGCGGCGAGAAAGCTGGCCCGCAGCGGCTGCCTCCGGGCCCAGGGCAGCTGCCGGTGATCGGCAGCCTCCACCACCTGCGGCGGGGGCTCCCGCACCACACCATCCGCGAGCTCTCGCTCCGTCACGGCCCGCTGATGCTGCTAAGGATCTGCGAGCGCACGGCCATCGTGGTCTCCTCCGCTGAGGCTGTGGGGGAGATGTTGAAGGGCCATGACGCCGCCTTCTCAGAGCGGCCGAGCAGCCCGTGCATCGAGGAGCTGTCGAGGGACGGTCAGGGAGTCATCTTCGCGCCGTACGGCGACCACTGGCGCCTCCTGCGCCGCATCCTCATGACAGAGCTGCTCAGCAAGCGGCGCGTGGAGTCGTTCCGCCACATCCGCGAGGAAGAGGCGGCCCGCCTGGTGTCGTCTCTGTCGTCCCTGCCTCCGGGACAGCCCGTCGACATGGACGAGCGGCTGGAGGTGTTCGTCGCCGACTCCTCCGTGCGCGCCATCTTGGGCGACCGGCTGCCGAACCGCGCCGCGTTCCTGAGGATGATCAAGGCAGGGCAGGAGCCCTCGTCGCTGTTCGACCTCCGCGACCTGTTCCCTTCGTCGTGGCTCGTGCAGATGCTGCCGCGGAGCCGCAAGGCGGAGCGGCACCGGCAGGTGATGTTCCGGCTGATGGACGACATCCTTGCGAGCCACAGCCAAAGGAGGAGCGATAGCCAAGTTGGTGGTGGCGCCGAGCAGGAGGACATGGTCGACGTGCTGCTGAGGATCCAGAAGGAGGGCGACCTGCGTGTTTCTCTCAACCATGGAGTCATCAGGGCGGCGCTGATA GACGTGCTTGGTGCAGCACTTGACACATCAACGACTACCCTCCAATGGGCTATGGCCGAACTAATCGCAAACCCAGCTGTGATGCACAGGGCGCAGCTAGAGATTCGGTGCGCAATGTCAGGGCAACGACAAAGCGTGCATGAGGCGCCTCTACAGGACCTGCAGTACCTCAAGGCAGTTATCAAAGAGACCTTGCGACTCCATCCTCCTGCCCCCTTCTTCCCAAGGGTATGCTTGGATGACCGCGACATCCAGGGGTACCACGTGCCGCGGGGCACAATGGTCATTACGAATGTTTGGGCTATTTCCAGGGACCCTAAATACTGGGAGGACCCGGACATGTTTCTACCAGAAAGATTTCTGGACGGTGACCACCGCTCGTTGGACTACAAGGGGCTCGATTTTCACTTCACTCCCTTCGGGGCTGGCCGGAGGATGTGCCCTGGGATAAGCTTCAGCCATATGAATGCTGAGATCGCTCTGGCCAGCCTCCTGTACCATTTTGATTGGGAGCTGCCAGATGGAG